A part of Magnetospirillum sp. ME-1 genomic DNA contains:
- a CDS encoding branched-chain amino acid ABC transporter permease, whose product MGSSLFLQLLVNGLIVGTLYGVVAMCFVLIYKSTQVVNFAQGEFLLIGAWTCWWLVTSMALPFYVAFPMTFVFMMIFGIALQMIVLRPLIGEPVISVIMVTIGLSIFFQAVMKSIFGVWAQPFPEIFPVKSVDILGLSVQPAYLMSLVVSVVIMGAFAWFFKYSRMGLAMRATAFNQQVAQSLGISVKAVFATAWAISAMVSALAGVVVGMVNGVSSALSFFGIKVFPAVIVGGLDSIIGAVLGGLIIGVLENLAEYTDSQFLHVGNLYTVAPFYVLVIILMIKPYGLFGTKTIERV is encoded by the coding sequence ATGGGTTCCTCGCTGTTTCTCCAACTCCTGGTCAACGGGCTGATCGTCGGCACGCTGTATGGCGTGGTCGCCATGTGCTTCGTGCTGATCTACAAGTCGACCCAGGTGGTGAACTTCGCCCAGGGCGAGTTCCTGCTGATCGGCGCCTGGACCTGCTGGTGGCTGGTCACCAGCATGGCGCTGCCCTTCTACGTCGCCTTCCCCATGACCTTCGTCTTCATGATGATCTTCGGCATCGCGCTGCAGATGATCGTGCTGAGGCCGCTGATCGGCGAGCCGGTCATTTCGGTGATCATGGTGACCATCGGCCTGTCCATCTTCTTCCAGGCGGTGATGAAGTCCATCTTCGGCGTGTGGGCCCAGCCCTTCCCCGAGATCTTCCCGGTCAAGTCGGTGGACATCCTGGGCCTGTCGGTCCAGCCCGCCTATCTGATGAGCCTGGTGGTGTCGGTGGTGATCATGGGCGCCTTCGCCTGGTTCTTCAAATACTCGCGCATGGGTCTGGCCATGCGGGCCACCGCCTTCAACCAGCAGGTGGCGCAAAGCCTCGGCATCTCGGTCAAGGCGGTGTTCGCCACCGCCTGGGCCATCTCGGCCATGGTCTCGGCCCTGGCCGGCGTGGTGGTGGGCATGGTCAACGGCGTGTCCTCGGCCCTGTCGTTCTTCGGCATCAAGGTCTTTCCGGCGGTGATCGTCGGCGGCCTGGATTCCATCATCGGCGCGGTGCTGGGCGGCCTGATCATCGGCGTGCTGGAGAATCTGGCGGAATACACCGACAGCCAGTTCCTGCATGTGGGCAACCTTTACACCGTGGCGCCGTTCTACGTGCTGGTCATCATCCTGATGATCAAGCCCTACGGCCTGTTCGGCACCAAGACCATCGAGAGGGTGTGA
- a CDS encoding long-chain fatty acid--CoA ligase, giving the protein MSEYLDTTIHDTFPKALVHNAQRWPGEIAMREKEFGIWNAFTWSDYLNRVRDLALGMLSLGVARGDVVAILGKNRPESLWGEVAAHAVGAMSLGIYHDSMNAEVAYLLSYTGAAIVLAEDEEQVDKLLEISAEVPTIRHIVYFDPRGMRKHKDPRLISAEDLKRKAQEVAAANPSRFDEEVAKGKGDDVAILCTTSGTTSNPKLAMLQAGPFLRHSTAYLRADPKAAGDNYVSVLPLPWIMEQIYAVAQPLICRNIVNFVEEPETMMADMREIGPNFVLLAPRMWEGIAADVRARMMDSTPFKQWMFNLGMKLGMAALDQGKRSKLADWILFDALKDRIGFSFLKSAATGGAALGPDTFRFFLAMGVPLRQIYGQTELAGAYTVHRAGDIDFDSVGVPFDDAQLRIDNPDANGVGEIVATTDGMFTGYYKNPEASTADIVDGNWLKTGDAGYIKKENGHLVVIDRIKDLATTSHGVRFSPQFIENKLKFSPFIAEAVILGDTKPYLSALICIRFSIVSKWAESKGISFTNYTNLSAQAQVYDLLQAEVEKVNATLPEPQRIRKFLLLYKELDADDGELTRTRKVRRGVINEKYGDIIDSMYADRQMVPVDAVITFQDGTTTRVKTELKVVTLLPPPTQQLAAE; this is encoded by the coding sequence ATGAGCGAATACCTCGACACCACCATTCACGACACCTTCCCCAAGGCCCTGGTGCACAACGCCCAGCGCTGGCCCGGCGAAATCGCCATGCGGGAGAAGGAATTCGGCATCTGGAACGCCTTCACCTGGTCCGACTACCTGAACCGGGTGAGGGATCTGGCTCTCGGCATGCTGTCGCTGGGCGTCGCCCGCGGCGACGTGGTCGCCATCCTGGGCAAGAACCGCCCGGAAAGCCTGTGGGGCGAGGTGGCGGCCCATGCGGTGGGCGCCATGAGTCTTGGCATCTACCACGATTCCATGAACGCCGAGGTGGCCTACCTGCTGTCCTATACCGGCGCGGCCATCGTGCTGGCCGAGGACGAGGAGCAGGTGGACAAGCTGCTGGAAATCTCGGCCGAGGTTCCCACCATCCGCCACATCGTCTATTTCGACCCGCGCGGCATGCGCAAGCACAAGGACCCGCGCCTGATCTCGGCCGAGGATCTGAAGCGCAAGGCCCAGGAAGTGGCCGCCGCCAACCCGTCGCGCTTCGACGAGGAAGTGGCCAAGGGCAAGGGCGACGACGTGGCCATCCTGTGCACCACGTCCGGCACCACCTCGAACCCCAAGCTGGCCATGCTGCAGGCCGGCCCCTTCCTGCGCCATTCCACCGCCTATTTGCGCGCCGATCCCAAGGCGGCGGGGGACAATTACGTCTCGGTGCTGCCGCTGCCGTGGATCATGGAACAGATCTACGCCGTGGCCCAGCCGCTGATCTGCCGCAACATCGTCAACTTCGTCGAGGAACCCGAGACGATGATGGCCGACATGCGGGAAATCGGCCCTAATTTCGTGCTGCTGGCACCGCGCATGTGGGAAGGCATCGCCGCCGACGTGCGCGCCCGCATGATGGATTCCACGCCCTTCAAGCAGTGGATGTTCAATCTGGGCATGAAGCTGGGCATGGCCGCGCTGGACCAGGGCAAGCGCTCCAAGCTGGCCGACTGGATCCTGTTCGACGCGCTCAAAGACCGCATCGGCTTCTCGTTCCTGAAGTCGGCCGCCACCGGCGGCGCGGCGCTGGGGCCCGACACCTTCCGCTTCTTCCTGGCCATGGGCGTGCCGCTCAGGCAGATCTACGGCCAGACCGAACTGGCCGGCGCCTATACCGTCCATCGGGCGGGCGACATCGACTTCGATTCGGTGGGCGTGCCCTTCGACGACGCCCAGCTGCGCATCGATAACCCCGACGCCAACGGGGTGGGCGAGATCGTCGCCACCACCGACGGCATGTTCACCGGCTATTACAAGAACCCGGAAGCCAGTACCGCCGACATCGTCGACGGCAACTGGCTGAAGACCGGCGACGCCGGCTACATCAAGAAGGAAAACGGCCATCTGGTGGTCATCGACCGCATCAAGGACCTGGCCACCACCTCCCATGGCGTGCGCTTCTCGCCGCAATTCATCGAGAACAAGCTGAAGTTCTCGCCCTTCATCGCCGAGGCGGTGATCCTGGGCGACACCAAGCCCTATCTCTCGGCGCTGATCTGCATCCGCTTCTCCATCGTGTCCAAGTGGGCCGAGTCCAAGGGCATCTCGTTCACCAACTACACCAATCTGTCGGCCCAGGCCCAGGTCTACGACCTGTTGCAGGCCGAGGTGGAGAAGGTCAACGCCACCCTGCCCGAGCCCCAGCGCATCCGCAAATTCCTGCTGCTCTACAAGGAGCTGGATGCCGACGACGGCGAGCTGACCCGCACCCGCAAGGTGCGGCGCGGCGTCATCAACGAGAAGTACGGCGACATCATCGATTCCATGTACGCCGATCGCCAGATGGTGCCGGTGGACGCGGTGATCACCTTCCAGGACGGCACCACCACCCGGGTCAAGACCGAACTGAAGGTCGTGACCCTGCTGCCGCCCCCCACCCAACAGCTGGCCGCGGAATAG
- a CDS encoding ABC transporter ATP-binding protein, giving the protein MSVSDTPVLEVRDVSLAFGGVRALTEVSFQVNKGELFSIIGPNGAGKTSMLNCVSGRYKPTAGRVYMDGRDVTGLSPNVRATLGLGRTFQNLALFGHMSVLDNIMVGRHHLLGNNALSGALYWGTGARTEELAHRRKVEDIIDFLEIAHIRKAVAGTLPYGLRKRVELARAMAVEPKVILLDEPMAGMNLEEKEDMARYIVDLNEEWGMTVIMIEHDMGVVMDISHRVMVLEFGRKIAEGLPDEIMSNERVKVAYLGIDEDEEVA; this is encoded by the coding sequence ATGTCCGTATCGGATACACCGGTTCTGGAAGTGCGCGACGTGTCGCTGGCCTTCGGCGGCGTGCGCGCCCTGACCGAGGTCAGTTTCCAGGTCAACAAGGGTGAACTGTTCTCCATCATCGGCCCCAACGGCGCCGGCAAGACCTCCATGCTGAACTGCGTGTCGGGCCGCTACAAGCCGACCGCCGGGCGGGTCTACATGGACGGGCGCGACGTGACGGGGCTTTCGCCCAACGTGCGCGCCACGCTGGGGCTGGGCCGCACCTTCCAGAACCTGGCGCTGTTCGGGCACATGAGCGTGCTCGACAACATCATGGTCGGCCGCCACCACCTGCTCGGCAACAACGCGCTGTCGGGCGCGCTGTACTGGGGCACGGGGGCGCGCACCGAGGAGCTGGCCCACCGCCGCAAGGTGGAAGACATCATCGACTTCCTGGAGATCGCCCACATCCGCAAGGCGGTGGCCGGCACCCTGCCCTACGGCTTGCGCAAGCGTGTGGAACTGGCCCGCGCCATGGCGGTGGAGCCCAAGGTCATCCTGCTGGACGAGCCCATGGCCGGCATGAACCTCGAGGAAAAGGAGGACATGGCCCGCTACATCGTCGACCTCAACGAGGAATGGGGCATGACGGTGATCATGATCGAACACGACATGGGCGTGGTCATGGACATCTCCCACCGGGTGATGGTGCTGGAATTCGGCCGCAAGATCGCCGAAGGCCTGCCCGACGAGATCATGAGCAACGAACGGGTCAAGGTGGCCTATCTCGGCATCGACGAAGACGAGGAAGTGGCCTGA
- the mmsB gene encoding 3-hydroxyisobutyrate dehydrogenase produces the protein MASIGFIGLGNMGAPMMRNLIKAGHKLAAFDLSEAALKAAAEAGATACAKATDAARGAEVVVSMLPAGAHVKSVMLGEAGLFAAAPKGCLFIDSSTIDVATARLLSDEAAKAGHALIDAPVSGGVGGAEAGTLTFMVGGADAAFARAEPILAAMGKTIVHAGGPGNGQAAKICNNMLLGISMIGTCEAFALAEKLGLDAQKLFDISSKSSGQNWSMTSYCPVPGPVPASPANREYKAGFAAAMMLKDLKLAVEAAQGCGASIPLGAEAAQLYAMMAGMGQGGLDFSGIIHMLRGKA, from the coding sequence ATGGCGAGCATCGGGTTCATCGGTCTGGGCAACATGGGTGCGCCGATGATGCGCAACCTGATCAAGGCCGGGCACAAACTCGCCGCCTTCGATCTGTCCGAAGCGGCCCTGAAGGCTGCGGCCGAAGCGGGCGCCACCGCCTGCGCCAAGGCGACCGACGCCGCCAGGGGCGCCGAGGTGGTGGTCTCCATGCTGCCCGCCGGCGCCCACGTGAAGTCGGTGATGCTGGGCGAGGCCGGGCTGTTCGCCGCCGCGCCCAAGGGCTGCCTGTTCATCGATTCCTCGACCATCGACGTGGCCACCGCGCGGCTGCTGTCCGACGAGGCCGCCAAGGCCGGTCACGCTTTGATCGACGCCCCCGTGTCGGGCGGCGTGGGTGGAGCCGAGGCCGGGACGCTGACCTTCATGGTGGGCGGCGCGGATGCCGCCTTCGCCCGCGCCGAGCCGATCCTGGCCGCCATGGGCAAGACCATCGTCCACGCCGGCGGCCCCGGCAACGGCCAGGCGGCCAAGATCTGCAACAACATGCTGCTGGGCATTTCCATGATCGGCACCTGCGAGGCCTTCGCGCTCGCCGAGAAGCTGGGCCTGGACGCGCAGAAGCTGTTCGACATCTCGTCCAAGTCGTCGGGCCAGAACTGGTCCATGACCTCGTACTGCCCGGTGCCCGGCCCGGTGCCCGCCTCGCCCGCCAACCGCGAGTACAAGGCGGGCTTCGCGGCGGCCATGATGCTGAAGGACCTGAAGCTGGCGGTCGAGGCCGCGCAAGGCTGCGGCGCCTCCATTCCGCTGGGCGCGGAAGCCGCCCAGCTCTACGCCATGATGGCGGGAATGGGCCAGGGCGGCCTGGATTTCTCGGGAATCATTCACATGCTGCGCGGCAAGGCCTGA
- a CDS encoding isobutyryl-CoA dehydrogenase encodes MDFGLTPDQEAFRQAARDFAEGEMAPHAAHWDEEGLFPEDTLRKAAELGFAGIYVRDDVGGSHLSRLDAALIFEELASACPSTAAYISIHNMASWMIDSFGNDEQRRKWLPDLCRMAKFASYCLTEPNAGSDAASLRTKAERDGDHYVLNGSKAFISGGGRSDVYVVMVRTGGPGPKGISCLVVEAGTPGLSFGKQEKKLGWKTQPTASVIFEDCRVPVANRIGEEGDGFKIAMKGLDGGRINIGACSLGGARRCLEHAIEYTGQRQQFGQTISAFQATQFKLADMATELEAARLMIHRAAHSLDARSPQATVQCAMAKRLATDVGFAVVDAALQLHGGYGYIKEYPIERYFRDLRVHQILEGSNEIMRVIIGRALTT; translated from the coding sequence ATGGATTTCGGACTGACCCCGGACCAGGAGGCTTTTCGTCAGGCGGCCCGCGATTTCGCCGAAGGCGAGATGGCGCCCCACGCCGCCCATTGGGACGAGGAAGGCCTGTTCCCCGAGGACACCTTGCGCAAGGCCGCCGAGTTGGGCTTCGCTGGCATCTACGTCCGGGACGACGTGGGCGGCTCGCATCTTTCCCGCCTGGACGCCGCCCTGATCTTCGAGGAACTGGCGAGCGCCTGCCCCTCCACCGCCGCCTATATCTCCATCCACAACATGGCGTCGTGGATGATCGACAGCTTCGGCAACGACGAGCAGCGCCGCAAATGGCTGCCCGATTTGTGCCGCATGGCCAAATTCGCCTCCTATTGCCTGACCGAGCCCAATGCCGGGTCCGACGCCGCAAGCTTGCGCACCAAGGCCGAGCGCGACGGCGACCACTACGTCCTGAACGGCTCCAAGGCCTTCATCTCGGGCGGCGGACGCTCGGACGTCTATGTGGTGATGGTGCGCACCGGCGGCCCCGGCCCCAAGGGCATCTCGTGCCTGGTGGTCGAGGCCGGCACCCCCGGCCTGTCCTTCGGCAAGCAGGAGAAGAAGCTGGGCTGGAAGACCCAGCCCACCGCCAGCGTGATCTTCGAGGATTGCCGCGTTCCGGTGGCCAACCGCATCGGCGAGGAAGGCGACGGCTTCAAGATCGCCATGAAGGGCCTGGACGGCGGCCGCATCAATATCGGCGCCTGTAGCTTGGGCGGCGCGCGCCGCTGCCTGGAACACGCCATCGAGTACACCGGCCAGCGCCAGCAGTTCGGCCAGACCATCAGCGCCTTCCAGGCCACCCAGTTCAAGCTGGCCGACATGGCCACCGAACTGGAGGCGGCGCGCCTGATGATCCACCGCGCCGCCCATTCCCTGGACGCCCGGTCGCCCCAGGCAACGGTGCAATGCGCCATGGCCAAGCGCCTGGCCACCGATGTGGGCTTCGCCGTGGTCGATGCGGCGCTGCAACTGCATGGCGGCTACGGCTACATCAAGGAATATCCCATCGAGCGCTATTTCCGCGATCTGCGCGTCCACCAGATCCTGGAAGGCAGCAACGAGATCATGCGGGTGATCATCGGCCGGGCGCTGACCACCTAA
- a CDS encoding GntR family transcriptional regulator: MSEQKKPATRADEIRQVIEKEIFTGVLRPGTRLDEESLAARFGLSRTPVREAILQLVYSGLVVKKPRQGAVVAPLDLHRMVQMFEVMSDIEGLCARYAARRMSPDEKSRLSAMVDEADALCRARDLDGYYAVNRAFHDAVYDGSHNEVLKEMARSLFARLAPYRRYQLNHPGRVDGSLSEHAEVVAAIQAADPDRAQAVMRKHVTIQADIFAEFVSIMT; the protein is encoded by the coding sequence ATGAGCGAGCAGAAGAAGCCGGCGACCCGGGCGGACGAGATCCGGCAGGTGATCGAGAAGGAGATTTTCACCGGCGTGCTGCGCCCCGGCACCCGCCTGGACGAGGAAAGCCTGGCGGCGCGCTTCGGCCTGTCGCGCACCCCGGTGCGCGAAGCCATCCTGCAGCTGGTCTATTCCGGCCTGGTGGTGAAGAAGCCGCGCCAGGGCGCGGTGGTGGCGCCCTTGGACCTGCACCGCATGGTGCAGATGTTCGAGGTGATGAGCGATATCGAGGGCCTGTGCGCCCGCTATGCCGCGCGGCGCATGTCGCCCGACGAGAAGTCCAGGCTTTCCGCCATGGTGGACGAGGCGGACGCCTTGTGCCGGGCCCGCGACCTGGACGGCTATTACGCCGTCAACCGCGCCTTCCACGACGCGGTCTACGACGGCAGCCACAACGAGGTCCTGAAGGAGATGGCGCGCTCGCTGTTCGCCCGTCTGGCGCCTTATCGCCGCTACCAGCTGAACCATCCCGGCCGCGTCGACGGCTCGCTGTCCGAACATGCCGAGGTGGTGGCGGCCATCCAGGCGGCCGACCCCGACCGCGCCCAGGCGGTGATGCGCAAGCATGTCACCATTCAGGCCGATATCTTTGCCGAATTCGTGTCCATCATGACCTAG
- a CDS encoding malonate--CoA ligase, translating into MTDNLFELFRSRFPADRSRTFIEVPGGVTLSYADLEASSARYAHALVEAGVKPGDRVAVQVDKSAEAVVLYLACVRAGAVLLPLNTAYQAGELEYFLSDAAPSAVVCQPHRLAELEGLAVTAGIKTCVMTLGTGGDGTLPGRAKGLAETFATVARGGDDMAAILYSSGTTGRPKGAMMSHTNLASNALTLHRLWGFKPDDVLLHCLPIFHTHGLFVAINCVLLNGGPMIFCPKFDAEQAIGLLKRATVFMGVPTFYTRFLASPNLTPAACSNMRLFISGSAPLLEETFNAFRGKTGFTILERYGMTEGGMFTSNPLDGDRRAGTVGFPLPDVELRITGEEGQVLPQGEVGIIEVKGPNIFKGYWNMPEKTKAEFTPDGFFKSGDVGVVDERGYVSIVGRAKDLIISGGYNVYPKEVEDFIDRLPGVVESAVVGMPHPDFGEAGLAVVVAEKGAALTGEGVIDALKGRLANYKVPKLAVVVSELPRNAMGKVQKNVLRESYAEMWKANL; encoded by the coding sequence ATGACCGACAATCTGTTCGAGCTGTTCCGCTCGCGCTTTCCCGCCGACCGGTCGCGCACCTTCATCGAGGTTCCCGGCGGGGTGACTCTCAGCTACGCCGATCTCGAGGCATCAAGCGCCCGCTACGCCCACGCTCTGGTGGAGGCGGGGGTCAAGCCCGGCGACCGGGTAGCGGTGCAGGTGGACAAGTCAGCCGAGGCGGTAGTGCTGTATCTGGCCTGCGTGCGGGCCGGTGCCGTGCTGCTGCCCCTGAACACCGCCTATCAGGCGGGCGAGCTGGAATACTTCCTGTCCGACGCCGCTCCGTCCGCCGTGGTGTGCCAGCCGCACCGTCTGGCCGAGCTGGAGGGGCTGGCGGTCACGGCCGGCATCAAAACCTGCGTCATGACGCTGGGCACGGGCGGCGACGGCACCTTGCCCGGGCGGGCCAAGGGGCTGGCGGAGACCTTCGCCACCGTGGCGCGGGGCGGCGACGACATGGCCGCCATCCTCTATTCCTCGGGCACCACCGGGCGGCCCAAGGGCGCCATGATGAGCCACACCAACCTGGCCTCCAACGCGCTGACGCTGCACAGGCTGTGGGGGTTCAAGCCCGACGACGTGCTGCTGCACTGCCTGCCGATCTTCCACACCCACGGGCTGTTCGTGGCCATCAACTGCGTGCTGCTGAACGGCGGCCCCATGATCTTCTGCCCCAAGTTCGACGCCGAACAGGCCATCGGGTTGCTCAAGCGCGCCACGGTGTTCATGGGGGTGCCCACCTTCTACACCCGCTTCCTCGCCAGCCCCAACCTGACTCCGGCGGCCTGCTCCAACATGCGGCTGTTCATCTCGGGCTCGGCCCCGCTGCTGGAGGAGACCTTCAACGCCTTCCGGGGCAAGACCGGCTTTACCATCCTGGAACGCTACGGCATGACCGAGGGCGGCATGTTCACCTCCAATCCCCTGGACGGCGACCGCCGGGCGGGCACGGTGGGCTTTCCCCTGCCCGACGTGGAACTGCGCATCACGGGCGAGGAGGGCCAGGTGCTTCCCCAGGGCGAGGTGGGCATCATCGAAGTCAAGGGACCGAACATCTTCAAGGGTTACTGGAACATGCCCGAGAAGACCAAGGCCGAGTTCACCCCTGACGGGTTTTTCAAGTCGGGCGACGTGGGCGTGGTGGACGAGCGGGGCTACGTCTCCATCGTCGGGCGCGCCAAGGACCTGATCATCTCGGGCGGCTACAACGTCTACCCCAAGGAGGTGGAGGACTTCATCGACCGGCTGCCGGGCGTGGTGGAATCCGCCGTGGTGGGCATGCCCCACCCCGATTTCGGCGAGGCCGGCCTGGCCGTCGTGGTGGCCGAGAAGGGTGCGGCGCTGACGGGCGAGGGGGTGATCGACGCCCTGAAAGGCCGTCTCGCCAATTACAAGGTGCCCAAGCTGGCGGTGGTGGTGAGCGAACTGCCGCGCAACGCCATGGGCAAGGTGCAAAAGAACGTGCTGCGCGAGTCCTATGCCGAGATGTGGAAGGCCAATCTGTGA
- a CDS encoding enoyl-CoA hydratase/isomerase family protein, giving the protein MTAEIHFDRTGHLGRIILDRPKALNALTLDQVHAIHPKLDAWATDSDVTCITIEGAGEKAFCAGGDIKQLYEACKAGELDYVTAFYRDEYRLNRRIHTSPKPYVALIDGIVMGGGVGVSVHGLYRVATERTLFAMPETGIGFFPDVGGSYFLPRLPGAIGMYLGLTGARLKAADTLHVGVATHYVDSARMPALVEALSEARDAAEVKATLDGFACDPGPAAIDAKRALIDRCFGKATLAEVIAALEGESDPFAAETLATLKSKSPHLVAVSFEMIRRGKALSFDQCMTMEFRLALSLAPAHDFVEGIRALLIDRDNKPAWNPAGSESQVLAHFDAVPACGDLTF; this is encoded by the coding sequence ATGACCGCTGAAATTCATTTCGACCGTACCGGCCATCTGGGCCGCATCATCCTCGACCGGCCCAAGGCGCTGAACGCCCTGACGCTGGATCAGGTGCACGCCATTCATCCCAAGCTGGATGCCTGGGCCACTGACTCTGACGTCACCTGCATTACCATCGAGGGTGCGGGCGAGAAGGCGTTCTGCGCCGGCGGCGACATCAAGCAGCTGTACGAGGCCTGCAAGGCGGGCGAGCTGGATTACGTCACCGCCTTCTACCGCGACGAATACCGCCTCAACCGCCGCATCCACACCAGCCCCAAGCCCTATGTGGCGCTGATCGACGGCATCGTCATGGGCGGCGGCGTGGGGGTTTCCGTCCATGGGCTGTACCGGGTCGCCACCGAGCGCACCCTGTTCGCCATGCCGGAAACCGGCATCGGCTTCTTTCCCGACGTGGGCGGCTCGTACTTCCTGCCCCGTCTGCCGGGCGCCATCGGCATGTATCTCGGCCTGACGGGGGCACGGCTGAAGGCCGCCGACACCCTGCACGTGGGCGTGGCCACCCATTACGTGGATTCCGCCCGCATGCCCGCCCTGGTCGAGGCGCTCTCCGAGGCCCGCGACGCCGCCGAGGTCAAGGCGACCCTGGACGGTTTCGCCTGCGATCCCGGCCCGGCCGCCATCGATGCCAAGCGCGCGCTGATCGACCGCTGCTTCGGCAAGGCCACGCTGGCCGAGGTGATCGCCGCGCTGGAAGGGGAAAGCGATCCCTTCGCCGCCGAGACGCTGGCGACGCTGAAGTCCAAGTCGCCCCATCTGGTGGCGGTCAGCTTCGAGATGATCCGGCGCGGCAAGGCGCTCAGCTTCGACCAGTGCATGACGATGGAATTCCGTCTGGCGCTGTCGCTGGCCCCCGCCCACGATTTCGTGGAAGGAATCCGCGCCCTGCTGATCGACCGCGACAACAAGCCCGCCTGGAATCCGGCGGGGAGCGAGTCCCAGGTCCTGGCCCATTTCGACGCGGTTCCGGCCTGCGGGGATCTGACCTTTTAG